In Cherax quadricarinatus isolate ZL_2023a unplaced genomic scaffold, ASM3850222v1 Contig2488, whole genome shotgun sequence, the genomic window ggtggagtagtgatggtggtgggtggagtagtgatggtggtgggtggagtactgacagtggtgggtggagtagtgttggtggtgggtgtagtgatggtggtgggtggagtactgacagtggtgggtggagtagtgatggtggcaggtggagtagtgatggtggtgggtggagtagtgatggtggtgggtggagtactgacattggtgggtggagtactgacagtggtgggtgtagtgatggtggcaggtggagtagtgatggtggtaggtggagtagtgatggtggtgggtggagtactgacagtggtgggtggagtagtgatggtgatgggtagagtactgacagtggtgggtggagtagtgatggtggtgggtggggtactGATAATGGTGGATAGAGTAGATATGggagtgggtggagtactgaGGGTGGTGGgctatatttcttatttataaatacatttttttttaatccttTGTAGCAGAGATGGCAGtgagtggagtagtgaaggtggcaaGTGGAGTAAGCTAtattttcttatttataaatacacttTTTTTTTGAGCACAAAAATCCCCATGACCAAGAAATTGGGGTGGTTTTTGGTTAGCTGGagggattaatggcatttcaattaatttcattgAGGAAAATTGATATgatatacagtgaaccctcggGTAACGACATTAAtccatgatttcattttttttctctcatttccagagagcttgtctttaaccgattttgtcgttagccgaattaatttctccataagaaataatggaaatccaatcaatccgttccagacacccaaaagtattaaaaaaaaattttttttacatgaaatatacatttccctacacagaaaacagtgagacatgcagaataaatacattattattaaaatgacacgtacctttattgaagatgtatttattgagtgatgagatgggaggagggcagaTGCTGGAGGAGTTTATAAATGTTTGGAAGGGCAATCCCTTTCCAAAAgaacttcaggtaccaagtcctttactggggttacctcccttttttatttcttaaTGCCTCTAGGAGCAGCTTGAGTCACTAGACCCCTGTTGCACTaataatctgtccagagagctctgtttctggcgtgtctttaagatttccctaaaatggggcacaacattgtcattgtaaaagacACTAGTATGGCTTGAAaaagctgtgtcagggtgatgttcatccataaaggcttgcacctttgtctacaatgtacaaatgtccttaattgtTGAAGAAGGCTGGTTTGTGAGGAAGTACCCAGGCTggtttgtggggaagtaccctggctggtatgtggggaaataccctggctggcttgtggggaagtaccctggctggtatgtggggaaacACCCTGGCTGGCTTGTGGGGAAGAACCCTGGATGtatgtgggaaagtaccctggctggtatgtggggaagttcccTGTCTGGTATGAGGgcaagtaccctgtctggtatgtggggaagtacccagtgtcagtggaacgccttccatctgaacaaaagaaactaatggaaaaataaataaagaaacgactaggaaaaataagagtaatgatttttgaggattttacttaaaatttaaatataataaaaaaaaaatggccttcggttcttgtagttgggcaggagtaggtaaggccctggatagatcttctgatattattgatgtaggttatcctgggcggatggtgatagtccgatgttttggaatctcctaccacttggatggagcaccacaagtagaacaggtaagggccagtagtagtccaataatgttaataagtctcattaacaaatgtcttgctcctttatctggcatctatcctggatgaccacgccaggaacagagctggtaataagaaaaaataactggttaccaatggtcatgataatataacatttatgaatggaaaagaatgataaatgccaaaatcattactggtaaccagcaaacaaaagaaaggaacaaacagtaatactcctggtagatcaccctacctgattaggagaagagtggaggtgaagtgactctccaaacttcaccccacaccaggtaaggtcaatattaccaggagtagaaatttgaacaaatcagacaccaagaactagtttcgccccagcccgccagacgGGGGGGGGGGCGGTTGCGCGACGTAActtgctaatggttcctggttgcctgaacaaccttaaccccacttacgcctacttttccctcacaatacccccttccaaaacttatggacggagtcaataagtcaacgaacagagggaaaagaactaaatacaacctcggctcagccaatctgaaaagtggttttcagagccagaaatataaacgactttaaacttatagggctgaatagccagagcccatctcaagagtctgctatttgaccctttaaagttttccaagtacatcagtggcttgtgatctgtttcaagcacaaagggtttactGTATAGGTAGTATTTGAATCTACTTATACCACATACTAACgcataacattctttctccacagtggaatatctttcttctctgggcagaagcttcttactggcgaaagataTTGGAAAAGGTGTCTCTTCATAATATTGAAGCAGTACCGCCCCgagtccagaatgggaggcatctgttcggagacaaaatattttattaatatctggtaatTTTAGGACAGGGGGGTTTGAAAATATCCTTTTAATTTCTTCAAAGCTTTGGATGGCTTCCTCAgaacaactaagaggttccttgacacccttCTTCAAATAGTCTGTAAGAACTGAAGTTAAACTACTTAAATTTGGTACAAAACTTCTATAGAAGTTtacagatccaaggaaacttcttaataaCTTTTTGGTAGCAGGGAACTTACTTTCTAAAACAGCTTTGGTCTTATTAGGAAGTGGTGAGAAGTTGTTGTCAGACATAATGAACccaaggtattgtaccttatgatagccaagaaagcacttttgtggtttaactgtaagggcatgagttcttagtcttttcaaaacaagcgatagtgtatttagatggtcttcccagacacgtgtcatgatataaatattatcaaaatacactgaaacattcttTAGATCCgaaagaactattctcataagcctaatatacgtggcacacgcggtaaccaagccgaaaggcattgtgcactattgcattagacctctatgagtagggaaagcagtgtatggtttcaagtctgggtgtaatggcacttgatggtatgcttgtgagatgtctaaCTCCGAGAAGAATTTGCAGTCATGGAATTTATGCACGTCATGATCAATTACTGGCATGGGTTCTGCATCCCATTTAGTTATAGTAtttaaataacgaaaatcttgtgcCAGTCGGTAAGAATTATCGGGTTTCTTAACCATAACAACTGGTGAGCAGAAAGCTGATTTCGAAGGTCTATGATGTTTAAGTTAAATAGTTTGTAAAcctcattatcaaaagttttccgtaagtgaacgggaacagggtagattttccgccttactggttcatgatccgacaattcaatcttgtgtacaatagtggtggtaagtcctggtacctctgtGAATACGTCAGAAAATGTGTTTACTAaaggcacttacttgagacttttgtttatttgacaagtcgttgttaatgttgacaTTTGACTTCTTTGGGGAGGGATCATGCATTAAAATatccagtagttccttcgattctgtaaaagattcgtcatctataatacaaactctacACTCTTACGAATCACCACTTGTAACCACGCTGTAAAAAGTAGTATCTTCGTCAAAGGAATTTACACAAAGATTAACTTCTCTTCGATGGtaccgtttcaaaatattgacgtgatacattctctctttacccttgacatccaagatataatctaccttattatagaccttcactactttatacggtccgtgccaggtaattagcaatttgttggatttgtcaggtaggagaactaaaacttcatcaccaacattaaacgtacgcttggagcttttatggtcaaaataggtcttgtaCGTTTCCATAGACATCTCTAGGTTTTTTACCGACCAAAGCGGCGGTTTCTTCCAAACTTTCAAttagatctaaaagaaactgatagctgttttgaacctcaggtttaatatctttggaccaaagttcattcaaaatagatagtggtccacgagcttgtctcccataaagtaattcaaaaggggaataaccaagggaatcacttggaatctcgcgcattgcaaaaagagcacatggtagaaatctatgccagtccgttggtttaagaatacatagtttttttaatattgactttaggatggcatgttatcgctccactcttccgttacacatcggatggtaaggtgtagtgaaaagaggtttaacacccacaagttgataaacgtgttccattaattctgaagtgaattgTGCCCCTTTATCAGACagaatttcacgaggtatacctacacgtgaaaaaatagaaaatacggcttctgcgacttctatggacgtaatggattttaagggtaccgcctctgggaagctggaTGCACAGTCAATCATAGGTAAGatatatttatgacctcctgatgagcgaggtgtgataggaccaactatatctactgcaacccttgcaaaagggactgagaaaattggcatctttaccataggaactctcctagttctacccttttgcgtggaaagttgacatacgtgacatgatctgcagtacttatagatgtcagaggacatactaggccagaaatataggtccttgattttattataggtcttcctatgtgaaaaatggccagagactggtaagtcatgagaaatctttaaaatgGTTTCCCGGCAATCCTGCGGGATGACTAACAGGCTTCAACCAATGTCACTGGGTTTGTCcgcagacactatagtcttgtacaaaagatcgtgtttgaactcaaacttgtaagaaaatttctttctctgtatcaccttgccatttaaagctagcttccgagattcctctaaggaaggacaagtcttttgaagaccctctaaatctatgTGAGACAGCTCAATTGGCTTCCCTTTGGAAAGAACTAAAgggtggataggttttaccttagactgagctctggtaagGACGTTAATTGTGTCTAGTTGTTGAAAAGATTGTGCTACACAGttttccactggtgtctgtgttgtcCAGTTtaagtgactgacttactaaaggtgttaccggagttttgtaaccatcagctctctgatttaagttatccaactgaatctcatctggaactatctgtgaagaaacagatattaggttccaacccttccttggaaactccaaattccaaacagtccttttcagatgggaaagtagctccttgtatgttcccaaccaaaacagaacacgaggttattggggcaactacggcatctacccatcctgagaaccatttgcacctaacgaaacatctgactgttggaaaagaattgcttcttcctaaatagtcagttaatttagtggacttataacgtgacgaatctaggttagggaaaagcttacttgagataacaatacaggaacatccagtgtctctaagaatggttgacacattcatgtcattgactgtaccttcactaaaaggtgcaTTTATATTAGATTCGGTGAAACATTTACCGATATTTTCACCTTTTTTCTTAGGACAGTCGGGCCTTCTATGACCCCATTCATTACAGTTGAAACATtttactgtgaaggccgtggaattcCTTGGTATGGAGGGTTCggatccctcagattgcttaggcacaacaggcttatatctgctacgctctttagggtagttattatgagcgcacgcatatatatcagcagcttgtgccatttccGCAGCCGTATGAATGTTTCtttctttaatgaatattcgtaagtcagagtttacagaagaaaggaattgatctcttaccatcaggtctcgtaaagattcgaaagcgtggtcaacctcagcactatcaatccacgaatcaaa contains:
- the LOC138851867 gene encoding uncharacterized protein isoform X1; the encoded protein is MAIVKKEEQERLAREDKRLAREEKKEQERLAREEKRLAREEKKEQERLAREDKLEQERIDREDRVQAREVAVKMKEIEELAKQRELEQSRLELEAKKIELSKQKIDEGVLEYPSHELNIRMPQIPPLSEQDDIAAYITRFERTATLCDWPSDSWATRLGLLLSGSALNVYSTLPSDVISSYSQLKKAILQAFKKTTHHYRSEFRHIKITPNQNYMQFLTTLFRLFDSWIDSAEVDHAFESLRDLMVRDQFLSSVNSDLRIFIKERNIHTAAEMAQAADIYACAHNNYPKERSRYKPVVPKQSEGSEPSIPRNSTAFTVKCFNCNEWGHRRPDCPKKKGENIGKCFTESNINAPFSEGTVNDMNVSTILRDTGCSCIVISSKLFPNLDSSRYKSTKLTDYLGRSNSFPTVRCFVRCKWFSGWVDAVVAPITSCSVLVGNIQGATFPSEKDCLEFGVSKEGLEPNICFFTDSSR